The genomic region TTGTCAATGTCATTGGGGGCGGGTTCCAATTTCCGGGGCAGACATTATCTCAAGGAAGAAGAGCGTATGGGAAGAACGGGTGCGATCCTCCTCATGGCACTCATCCTGATCCCCTTGCCGTGGGGAGGCCCGCTGTGCACCGGGAATGAAGGGAGCACTAAGGAGAAGCCGGCACTCGACGTCCCCTACGAACCCACAAGCTACGGGATCGCAGCAGAGATGCTTAAGGTGGCCAAGTTGACCTCCGAAGATCTGGTCTACGACCTGGGGTGCGGGGACGGGCGTATCGTGATCATGGCAGCAAAGGAGCGGGGGCAAGAGGCGTCGGTGTCGACCTCGATCCGGAGCGCATCAAGGAAAGCAGGGAGAATGCCCAAGCAGCGGGAGTCAACCACCAGGTGAGCTTCTTCGAACAGAACCTGTTCGAGACAGATATCAGCAAGGCGACGGTAGTTATTAATCAGTCCATAATTGAGAAGACATATTCTTCCGAAAATCTTCCATAACCCTAATATTGTTCAGTGAAACTTTTACCGTTCACCCTGAGCTTGCCTGCCTGTGCCTGGCAGACAGGTCGAAGGGTGCGCAGCCACGCCGTTCATGCTTCGACAGGGCCTGTTCTGAGCGAACCGTTCGTCCCTTCGAGAGCCTCAGGGCGAACGGTTTTCCCCGAATGTCCTGAGCGAAGTCGAAGGAAGGGCTCAGCACGAACGGCTTAGTACATTGGTTCATAAATACGCTAACGTATTTTTTCTCTATGCCCCTAAGAGGTCTATACGCAACAACATTAATCACGGAAAAGGACGTCATTCCTGCCCCGTATCAAGTACGGGGTAAACTCCAGCAGGAATCCAGGAAAACACTCCTGCCTGCCGGTAGGCAGGGGATTCCCCCGTGTCAAGCACGGGGCAGGCTTAGTCAAGCCCGGAATGACAAACTACACAGGACCTATTTATCGTCATGTATAACACGTTAGTGTATTTATGGAATCATGTACTTAGTCTTCGACGTCCATACAATTATGGACTGATTAGTAAAAAAGCGGACATTTCTATTAGATAAGGTGTCACCCATGAAACGCTGGCCCCTCTTTCCGCAAAAGGTATTTTCTCACGTAGAATTTGCCCACCTGCCCAAGGCAGACTCAGTATCTTCTTCGGCGATGTTGGAAACCCCTTGCCTTTGAGGCGAGGTAGTTTAGTGCTTTCAATCTCATAGCGCTGAGAGTATAATAAAACATCCTGTCCCTGACATTCCCGCCATAGGCGGGCCAGGGCGCTTGCCATCAAAGGGGAAAAGAGGATGAGAGGAATTTGCTTGATCATTGCTGCAGCGGCATGCCTGATCACGATCTTTTCGAGTTGCGCTCCCACTGTTTCAGAGAATATTGAGAGGAAGCCCGCAGGCAGTCCCCAGGAGTCCATCTCGCAGAAGACAACCGGGTTTATTGATACACACAATCATCTCGCCGGACGTTTCGGCAGGCGTCTGGATGGTGAGGAGGTCGACTATGAGGGAGCGGCTAAAGTTGCCATGGCTGCCATGAAGCAGTTCGGCATCAAGAAATTGTTTGTCATGCCACCCCCTTTTTCTCCGGAACATCCCAATCAATACACTTTTGAGGACTTGATTGGCGTTGTTAAGAAATTCCCCGACCGATTTGCCTTTCTGGGAGGCGGCGGAACGCTTAATGTGATGATTCATCAGGCCGTGCAGGAAGGGACAATCAGACGGGGGGTGGAGAACCAGTTCGAGAAAAAGGCCCTCGAGATCCTTTCGAAGGGAGCTATTGGCTTCGGAGAACTCACTGCAGAGCACCTCTCCTTGAGTTACGACCATCCTTATGAATCGGCCCCTCCGGATCATCCCTTATTCTTGCTTCTCTCTGACATTGCTGCGCGCCACGGAGTGCCCATTGACATCCATATGGAGGCTGTTCCTGAAGATATGGACCTGCCAAAGGTCAGGAGGCTTGAATCACCTCATAATCCGAAGGTCCTGCGCGCAAACATAGCAGCCTTCGAGCGGTTGCTGGCTCACAACCGCAATGCCAGGGTCATCTGGGCCCATGCGGGATGGTGCAATACCGGACACCGCACCCCTGAGCTCTGTGCCCAACTGTTGGGAAGGCATTCCAACCTCTATATGAGCTTCAAGATCAGGCGGGACAGCCTGGCTGAGGCGAGGCCCCTGACAGAGGACTTCCGGATCAAACCGGAATGGCTCAACCTGATCCGAACCTATCCGGATCGGTTTGTCATAGGGAGCGATCAGTTTTATGCATCGCCGAGATTCCCCAAACAGATTGGACCTCCCAGAGGGAAGGGAGTTGAAACGGAACACCTGCTGACGGTCCTGCCTCCTGAGCTTGCCAATAAGGTTGGCTATGAAAATGCCATTCATCTCTTCAAACTGAAATGATAGGGGAACAAAAGGCTGTCAAAGAGTTTCAGAAAAGGCCTACTATCATTCAATATTCACAAGTCTGTTCAATTTGTCGTTGAGGGATAAAACGGGAAGATTTCTACATCCATTTTGGCGTCCTCAAAAGATCGAAGGGTTGATTTTATTCAGGGAATAAGGTAGTTTATAAACTGTTTCCATTGCCATTCAGAGGATAGGAGAAAGGAGAGAAGATGAAACGATTTGAACCGAGCCACATTCGAAACATCGGCACCTTTGGCCATGGCGGGGAGGGGAAGACCTCTCTGGCTGAAGCGGTCCTCTTGGATACGGGAGAGAATACACGTCTGGGACGGGTGGATGATGGTTCCTCTTTGATGGATTTTGAGCCGGAGGAGATCCACCGGAAGATCAGCATCAGCGCCTCCCTTGCCCATTTCGAATGGGACAAACACCGGTTTTATCTGATTGACACACCCGGGTATGCCAATTTTATTGCAGAGGCAAAGGCCTCGATGAGAGTGGTGGACGGAGCCGTCATCGTGGTGGCCGGGAATTCGGAAGTGAAGGTCCAGACAGAGACGGTATGGGGATATGCCAATGAGTTTCAGGTGCCCAGGATCCTCTATGTTAGCAAGATGGATGTAGAGCGGGCCGATTTTCTCAAGGTGGTTGAAGCGGTGAGGAAGCGCTTTCCCTCACAGCCTGCTGTGCCTGTTCAGCTTCCCATCGGAGGGGATGGAAACTTCAAGGGAGTGGTCGACCTGATTGAGAGAAAGGCTTATCTCTACCGGGATAACGGAAGCGGACAGTTTGAGGTCAAGGAGGTTCCTCCCGAGTTGAAGGAAGAGGTGGAGCGACTCCGCGAGAAGTTGATCGAAGCGGTGGTGGAGATGGACGATCAATTGATGGAAAAATATCTGGAGTCCGGGGAGGTCACCACCGAAGAGGTCTTAAAATGCCTCCGTAAAGGGACGGTGGAAAGAAGGCTGGTGCCGGCTGTCTGTGGTTCCTCCATCCGAAATATAGGAATCCAGCCCTTTCTCGATCTGATCGTCCGCTGCTTCCCTTCGCCTCCGGAGAGGGGAAAGGTTGAGGGGAAGAACGTGAAGACAGGGGAGGTTGTTTCGAGAGAACCGAAGGAGGATAGCCCCTTATCCGCTTTCGTCTTCAAAACGATCGCCGATCCTTTTGCAGGAAAGCTGAGCCTTTTTCGGGTCTATTCGGGAAGCATCAACGCCGATTCGGCTGTTTACAATTCCAAAAAGGAGGTGAAGGAGAGGATCGGCCAGATCTTCTTACTGGAAGGGAAGAAACAGAAACCCGTAGGGTTTGCGACCGTGGGGGACATTGTTGCTGTGGCCAAATTGAAGGAGACGACCACCGGCGATACCTTCAGTGATGAGAAGAATCCAATCGTTTTTGAAGAGACCAAGCTGCCTCTACCCATGATCTCTTATGCCCTGACACCAAAATCAAAAGGAGACGAGGAGAAGATCACCTCCTCATTAGCCCGTATTCATGAAGAAGATCCGACCATGATGATGGGCAGGGATGAGCAGACCGGAGAGATCCTCCTCTCCGGAGTGGGGCAGACCCATGTGGAGGTGATCGTTGAGAAATTAAAAAGAAAATTCGGCGTGGAGGTGAATCTGAGCACTCCAAAGGTCCCCTATAAAGAGACGATCAGGGGATCGAAGGAGGGGGTCGTCTACCGCCATAAGAAGCAGACCGGTGGAAGAGGCCAGTTTGCGGAGGTCCATTTCGATATCTCTCCGCTTCCCAGGGGAAGAGGCTTCGAATTTGAGAATGCCCTTGTGGGAATGAATGTCCCGAGAAATTTTGTTCCTGCCGTCGAGAAGGGGATCGTTGAAGCCTTGCAGAGCGGCATATTGGCCGGTTATCCGGTGGTGGATGTGCAGGTCCGGTTTTACGACGGAAAGTCCCATGAAGTCGATTCCTCTGAAATGGCTTTTAAACTTGCAGCGATCATGTGCTTTAAAAAAGGGGTGCAGGAAGCCAATCCCGTGCTGCTTGAACCGGTGATGAAGGTGGAGGTGACCGCCCCTGATGAAAACATCGGCGATGTGATCGGCGATCTCAACAGCCGGAGGGGGAGGGTCTTGAAGGTCGATGCCAAAGGGAATTATCAGGCGATCCAGGCCAATGTCCCCATGTCAGAGATGCTGAAATATGCTCCGGACCTCAACTCAAAGACAGGGGGAAGAGGAACCTTCACCATGGAATTCTCCC from Candidatus Eisenbacteria bacterium harbors:
- the fusA gene encoding elongation factor G, encoding MKRFEPSHIRNIGTFGHGGEGKTSLAEAVLLDTGENTRLGRVDDGSSLMDFEPEEIHRKISISASLAHFEWDKHRFYLIDTPGYANFIAEAKASMRVVDGAVIVVAGNSEVKVQTETVWGYANEFQVPRILYVSKMDVERADFLKVVEAVRKRFPSQPAVPVQLPIGGDGNFKGVVDLIERKAYLYRDNGSGQFEVKEVPPELKEEVERLREKLIEAVVEMDDQLMEKYLESGEVTTEEVLKCLRKGTVERRLVPAVCGSSIRNIGIQPFLDLIVRCFPSPPERGKVEGKNVKTGEVVSREPKEDSPLSAFVFKTIADPFAGKLSLFRVYSGSINADSAVYNSKKEVKERIGQIFLLEGKKQKPVGFATVGDIVAVAKLKETTTGDTFSDEKNPIVFEETKLPLPMISYALTPKSKGDEEKITSSLARIHEEDPTMMMGRDEQTGEILLSGVGQTHVEVIVEKLKRKFGVEVNLSTPKVPYKETIRGSKEGVVYRHKKQTGGRGQFAEVHFDISPLPRGRGFEFENALVGMNVPRNFVPAVEKGIVEALQSGILAGYPVVDVQVRFYDGKSHEVDSSEMAFKLAAIMCFKKGVQEANPVLLEPVMKVEVTAPDENIGDVIGDLNSRRGRVLKVDAKGNYQAIQANVPMSEMLKYAPDLNSKTGGRGTFTMEFSHYEEVPAQMAERVIAQAKKDKEKES
- a CDS encoding amidohydrolase family protein, yielding MRGICLIIAAAACLITIFSSCAPTVSENIERKPAGSPQESISQKTTGFIDTHNHLAGRFGRRLDGEEVDYEGAAKVAMAAMKQFGIKKLFVMPPPFSPEHPNQYTFEDLIGVVKKFPDRFAFLGGGGTLNVMIHQAVQEGTIRRGVENQFEKKALEILSKGAIGFGELTAEHLSLSYDHPYESAPPDHPLFLLLSDIAARHGVPIDIHMEAVPEDMDLPKVRRLESPHNPKVLRANIAAFERLLAHNRNARVIWAHAGWCNTGHRTPELCAQLLGRHSNLYMSFKIRRDSLAEARPLTEDFRIKPEWLNLIRTYPDRFVIGSDQFYASPRFPKQIGPPRGKGVETEHLLTVLPPELANKVGYENAIHLFKLK